In a single window of the Solanum stenotomum isolate F172 unplaced genomic scaffold, ASM1918654v1 scaffold16320, whole genome shotgun sequence genome:
- the LOC125850349 gene encoding uncharacterized protein LOC125850349 → MALEAYASQNTDKIHTDVLSQARISCYKARDAFYSCLEKESNKEPTEIATVGLLYPVECKKTREEYVKQCRPTWVKHFDRQYCGKKRVQRLLDDNDSRGGV, encoded by the exons ATGGCGTTGGAAGCATACGCATCACAAAATACTGATAAAATTCATACAGATGTTCTTTCACAAGCTCGAATTTCTTGTTACAAG GCAAGAGATGCATTTTATTCATGTTTGGAGAAAGAATCTAACAAGGAACCTACAGAAATCGCGACAGTTGGGCTTTTATACCCTGTTGAATGCAAGAAAACCAGGGAGGAATATGTGAAACAATGTAGACCTACTTGG GTTAAGCATTTTGATAGGCAGTATTGTGGTAAGAAGAGGGTTCAGAGACTTTTGGATGATAATGACTCAAGGGGAG GGGTTTAA
- the LOC125850334 gene encoding uncharacterized protein LOC125850334: MEEDEQEVEEAVNEFILEEIIEEEEEENVEVENMEATMESGWFVQTRMEYDIHLLNEGYQQTSGRRTRTARMQVNTNYIHYNIQMPQSVLDDTYTDEIEVEQEEEEVVEEEDDINEFVDQDMSEYFERSTCYVTCVMDIDSNEDGDDEEQEACAICLLEYKDEDNIGTLQCGHELHAECINKWLQRKKSCPFCRASVLPTNT; this comes from the coding sequence ATGGAAGAAGACGAGCAAGAGGTAGAGGAAGCCGTGAATGAGTTCATTCTTGAAGAAATTatagaagaagaggaggaggagaatgttgaagttgaaaatatggAAGCAACAATGGAGTCTGGGTGGTTTGTACAAACAAGAATGGAGTATGATATACATTTGCTTAATGAAGGCTATCAGCAAACAAGTGGAAGACGGACTAGGACAGCTCGAATGCAAGTGAATACTAACTACATTCATTACAATATTCAAATGCCACAATCGGTTCTTGATGACACCTATACTGATGAAATTGAAGTCgaacaagaagaagaggaggtgGTGGAGGAGGAAGACGATATTAATGAGTTTGTGGATCAAGATATGTCTGAGTATTTCGAAAGAAGTACATGTTATGTTACTTGTGTTATGGACATAGACTCCAACGAAGATGGTGATGATGAGGAACAAGAAGCATGTGCTATCTGCCTACTTgaatataaagatgaagataaCATTGGCACACTTCAATGTGGCCATGAACTTCATGCTGAATGCATCAACAAGTGGTTGCAGAGGAAAAAATCATGTCCTTTTTGTAGAGCTTCAGTTTTACCCACAAACACATGA
- the LOC125850341 gene encoding bHLH transcription factor RHL1-like has protein sequence MQAMNSFQSTGENGASSGEHISHSHFDPSSSHDDFLQQILSSVPSSSPWPEISGDGHPYNFDDHQSTLLASKLRQHQINGGSSAAAAAKALMLQQQLLLSRGIAGNGGSGMNGDQNDDGLNPGNDISVQALYNGFSGSLGQTSNQSQHFHHSQAQSFGAPAASLTMNQTPAASGSAGGAQPKQQKVRARRGQATDPHSIAERLRRERIAERMKSLQELVPNANKTDKASMLDEIIDYVRFLQLQVKVLSMSRLGGAAAVAPLVADRSSEGGGDCVQGNGGRGGSNGTTSSANNDSSMTMTEHQVAKLMEEDMGSAMQYLQGKGLCLMPISLATAISTSTCHSMKPNNPLLLGGSSAINGGGETGGGPSSPTLSASTVQSATMGNGGT, from the exons atgcAAGCTATGAACTCATTTCAAAGCACCGGCGAAAATGGTGCTTCGTCCGGCGAACACATCAGTCATTCCCATTTCGATCCGTCGTCGTCACACGACGACTTCCTCCAACAGATTCTCTCTTCcgttccttcttcttctccctgGCCTGAAATCTCTGGCGACGGTCACCCCTACAATTTCGACGACCATCAGTCAACTCTCTTGGCTTCCAAGCTCCGGCAACATCAGATCAACGGCGGCAGCTCTGCTGCCGCAGCTGCTAAAGCGTTGATGCTTCAGCAGCAGCTTTTGCTTTCTAGAGGAATCGCCGGTAATGGCGGCTCTGGGATGAACGGCGATCAAAACGACGACGGTTTAAATCCG GGGAATGATATTTCAGTTCAAGCTCTTTACAATGGATTCTCTGGATCTCTTGGTcaaacctcaaatcaatctCAGCATTTTCACCATTCTCAG GCGCAGAGTTTCGGAGCTCCGGCGGCGTCGTTGACGATGAATCAAACGCCGGCGGCGAGTGGTTCAGCTGGTGGAGCGCAGCCAAAGCAACAGAAAGTTAGGGCTCGAAGAGGACAAGCAACTGATCCTCACAGCATTGCTGAAAGA TTACGAAGAGAGAGAATTGCAGAGAGAATGAAGTCTTTGCAGGAGCTGGTACCTAATGCCAATAAG ACAGACAAGGCTTCAATGTTAGATGAGATCATCGACTATGTCAGGTTCCTCCAGCTCCAAGTCAAa GTTCTGAGTATGAGCAGATTGGGTGGTGCTGCAGCTGTTGCTCCCCTAGTTGCTGATAGATCCTCTGAG GGAGGAGGTGATTGTGTACAAGGAAATGGAGGTCGGGGTGGCAGTAATGGAACGACGTCGTCTGCAAATAACGACAGCAGCATGACGATGACGGAACACCAAGTAGCTAAGCTAATGGAAGAAGATATGGGATCAGCAATGCAGTATCTTCAAGGAAAAGGCTTATGCCTTATGCCAATTTCCTTAGCCACTGCTATTTCCACCTCCACGTGTCACTCCATGAAACCCAACAACCCACTACTACTCGGCGGAAGCTCCGCCATCAACGGCGGTGGTGAGACCGGCGGTGGACCGTCTTCTCCTACCTTGTCGGCTTCCACTGTTCAATCAGCTACGATGGGCAATGGCGGGACTTGA